One Branchiostoma floridae strain S238N-H82 chromosome 1, Bfl_VNyyK, whole genome shotgun sequence genomic region harbors:
- the LOC118417075 gene encoding uncharacterized protein K02A2.6-like, which produces MAAAQQTMLTTLIPEMDWNADDPVKTFRKFKQRIELAFKTFLKDATDEEKVSYLLLLAGDDGLEIRNSWDLSPEQEKDPNKILEKFEKHLEPKTNHRIFRYEFQSMRQGPEESISDYMSRLKNVADKCNFKDKTEKDGRLLDQMIWGCAYKKVQKTLIGKHELTLAAAVKEAVQHESTEKCMTTLTISTQAKEAKVDAISNRKHTPSSKQKASYRPPQKQSANICRNCGTEHEFNDRKKCPAHGSTCNGCGKPNHWRKMCRSKGKSKPQEYRGYRKANPKHVHYQQEEQYSSGEETLSIGAIYVHEVEHKNNAQNSEAYTTFQIKKKIGKKTTNINLRLKIDTGAQSNVMPVEHYQQIFPENMTKGGEVKAGILTPSSTVLSAYGGDKIPHLGKTTISGKHKGREVKCTFFVTKSKGPSILGLAACQQLGIITIHEIQATPEDGKIKETVPIKDRPAIHNKEQLIKMYPECFDDTVGCFEEEYHITVDPDVEPVIHPPRRVPLELREKLKKQLEEMTEKGVISEVTQPTDWVNSIVIKEKPNGKLRICLDPRDLNLALKRNHYPTPTLEEITPSLAGAKVFSKLDASNGYWNIKIDEESSLLTTFNTPYGRFKFNRLPFGLKVSQDVFQRKIDETYKGCKGAIGIADDIQVYGKTDDDHDFHLHEAMEKTRQAGIKLNASKCIIKESECKFFGMIYTAEGVKPDPEKVKAIHDIKPPQDEKELRSLLGLIQYMSAFIPKLADRTTNIRELLKEDVEYKWSAPHTEDLNKIKQLISEKTTLQYYDREKPVILQVDASIKGVGAALIQDGKPIAFASKALSPAETRYANIERELLAVVYGCEKFHTYLYGRSFEVESDHRPLEQINKKNLTKAPNRLQRLLLRLQSYDMSIRYKPGKEMLLADALSRLSQHDKQEMDGLKVQIHHLVKVTTVKLEQIKEETSKDEELQLLAQTVTQGWPEKRKETQAIIHEYWTIRDDISVEDGVLLAGSRMIIPKSMRAEVLEMIHQGHLGIEKCILRAKSAVYWPGMYKQIEKAVAACPTCQKHKNSQQKEEMMPTEIPSRPWQTVGMDLFTTNDQWFLLLVDYYSKFPFVKSLANLKASTVTSSIRGIFAEQGIPAEVICDNGTQFTSQEFRQLANEYGFNITTSSPHYPKGHGFIERHVQTVKKTLIKCKESRSDPNLAMLAIRTTPIKPGMKSPAELLNGRKYKDILPTKIPPPLDQEETRAKLEKAQQAAKQHYDTQAKSLPELARGQNIHVQDPIRKTWSPGKVIDKAATPRSYVVETDTGRQLRRNRVHIRPTPEVKAPAATTPETTPAATTRDDTEYDKADIRDNAEYDKVNENEVEHPTTSALPLTRERTVLR; this is translated from the exons atggcggcggcccAACAAACCATGCTGACGACCTTGATCCCCGAAATGGACTGGAATGCAGATGACCCTGTCAAAACGTTTAGAAAATTCAAACAAAGGATCGAACTGGCATTCAAGACCTTCCTGAAAGACGCCACCGACGAAGAAAAGGTGAGCTACTTACTCTTATTAGCAGGAGACGATGGGCTTGAGATCAGAAATAGCTGGGACCTATCTCCAGAACAGGAAAAAGATCCAAACAAAATCCTAGAGAAGTTCGAGAAACACTTAGAACCTAAGACAAACCACAGGATTTTCAGATATGAGTTCCAAAGCATGAGGCAAGGGCCCGAAGAATCCATCAGTGATTATATGTCAAGGCTAAAAAACGTGGCAGACAAATGCAACTTCAAAGACAAGACAGAGAAAGACGGGAGACTGCTAGATCAGATGATCTGGGGATGTGCATACAAAAAGGTGCAGAAGACCCTCATAGGAAAGCATGAACTGACCCTTGCTGCAGCCGTTAAGGAAGCCGTACAGCATGAGTCTACAGAGAAGTGCATGACAACGTTGACAATCTCAACTCAAGCTAAAGAAGCAAAAGTCGATGCCATTTCTAACAGAAAGCATACTCCAAGCTCAAAACAAAAGGCAAGCTACAGGCCTCCACAGAAACAGAGTGCAAACATCTGTAGAAATTGTGGTACTGAGCATGAGTTTAATGACAGGAAGAAGTGCCCAGCACATGGTTCCACTTGTAATGGTTGCGGAAAGCCAAACCACTGGAGGAAAATGTGCAGGTCAAAGGGCAAATCCAAGCCACAAGAATACAGGGGTTACAGaaaggctaatccaaaacatgtGCATTACCAGCAAGAAGAGCAGTACTCCTCAGGAGAAGAAACACTGTCGATAGGTGCCATATATGTCCATGAAGTGGAGCATAAGAATAATGCACAAAACAGTGAAGCATACACAACATTCCAAATCAAGAAGAAGATAggaaagaagacaacaaacatCAATCTGCGATTGAAGATAGATACAGGGGCTCAAAGCAATGTCATGCCGGTAGAACATTATCAGCAGATATTCCCGGAGAACATGACAAAAGGTGGGGAAGTCAAAGCAGGAATCCTCACACCAAGCAGCACTGTATTATCAGCCTATGGTGGAGACAAAATCCCACACCTGGGGAAGACAACCATCTCTGGAAAACACAAAGGCCGAGAGGTCAAGTGTACTTTCTTTGTGAccaaatccaagggaccaagcATCCTCGGATTGGCAGCGTGCCAGCAGCTAGGCATCATCACAATCCATGAGATTCAAGCTACCCCAGAGGATGGCAAGATCAAAGAGACGGTGCCGATCAAGGACCGCCCTGCCATCCACAACAAGGAACAACTAATAAAGATGTACCCGGAATGTTTTGATGACACGGTAGGGTGCTTTGAAGAGGAGTACCACATCACTGTTGACCCAGACGTAGAACCAGTGATACATCCACCTCGCAGAGTGCCACTAGAGCTGCGAGAGAAGCTGAAGAAACAGCTGGAAGAGATGACGGAGAAAGGAGTCATCAGCGAGGTCACACAGCCAACAGACTGGGTAAACTCCATAGTAATAAAGGAGAAACCCAATGGCAAACTGCGGATCTGCCTTGATCCCAGAGACCTGAACTTGGCACTCAAGAGGAACCACTACCCGACACCCACTCTAGAAGAGATAACACCCTCTCTGGCAGGAGCCAAAGTGTTTAGTAAGCTGGACGCCAGCAACGGGTATTGGAATATCAAAATAGACGAAGAATCTTCCTTGCTCACGACCTTCAACACGCCCTATGGCAGGTTCAAGTTCAACCGCCTCCCGTTCGGGCTCAAGGTCTCGCAGGACGTTTTCCAGAGGAAGATAGACGAAACGTACAAAGGGTGCAAAGGAGCAATTGGAATTGCAGACGACATCCAGGTGTACGGGAAGACAGACGACGACCACGACTTCCATCTGCACGAAGCGATGGAGAAGACCAGGCAAGCTGGCATCAAGCTAAACGCATCCAAGTGCATAATCAAAGAAAGTGAGTGTAAGTTCTTCGGAATGATCTACACAGCCGAGGGAGTCAAGCCAGACCCCGAGAAAGTGAAGGCGATACATGACATCAAACCACCCCAGGATGAGAAGGAACTAAGAAGTCTCTTAGGGCTCATTCAATACATGAGCGCTTTCATCCCCAAGCTCGCGGACAGAACGACAAACATCCGTGAACTGCTGAAGGAAGATGTTGAATACAAGTGGAGTGCACCACACACCGAAGACCTGAACAAGATAAAGCAGCTCATCAGTGAAAAGACAACACTGCAGTACTATGACAGGGAGAAACCCGTCATACTACAAGTGGATGCCTCAATCAAAGGAGTAGGTGCAGCACTAATACAAGATGGAAAACCCATCGCATTCGCCTCAAAAGCCCTCTCACCGGCTGAAACAAGATACGCCAACATCGAGAGAGAACTCCTGGCAGTAGTCTATGGATGTGAGAAATTCCACACCTACTTGTACGGAAGAAGCTTCGAAGTCGAGTCGGACCACCGACCCTTGGAACAAATCAACAAGAAGAACCTCACAAAGGCACCAAACAGGTTACAACGCCTATTACTGCGACTACAAAGCTATGACATGAGCATCCGGTACAAACCAGGGAAAGAGATGCTACTAGCAGACGCACTCTCCAGGCTGTCACAGCACGACAAGCAAGAGATGGATGGTCTCAAAGTCCAGATCCATCACCTCGTAAAAGTGACAACTGTGAAACTGGAGCAGATCAAAGAGGAGACCAGCAAGGATGAAGAGCTCCAACTACTCGCCCAGACAGTGACACAGGGATGGCcagagaaaagaaaagagacaCAAGCAATAATACACGAATACTGGACCATCCGAGACGACATCTCGGTAGAGGATGGAGTCCTCCTGGCTGGGTCCAGGATGATTATACCCAAGTCCATGAGAGCAGAGGTCCTAGAGATGATTCATCAAGGACACCTGGGTATCGAGAAATGCATACTCAGAGCAAAATCTGCAGTCTACTGGCCGGGCATGTACAAACAAATCGAGAAAGCAGTTGCAGCATGCCCCACATGCCAAAAGCACAAGAACTCGCAACAGAAAGAAGAGATGATGCCAACAGAGATACCAAGCAGACCATGGCAAACAGTAGGCATGGACCTGTTTACCACCAATGACCAATGGTTTCTACTCCTGGTAGACTACTACTCCAAATTCCCATTTGTGAAGAGTCTCGCCAACCTGAAGGCATCAACAGTAACATCCAGCATACGAGGTATATTCGCAGAACAAGGGATCCCAGCAGAAGTCATATGCGACAATGGGACACAATTCACATCCCAAGAGTTCCGGCAGCTGGCCAACGAGTACGGATTCAACATTACAACATCATCACCGCACTACCCAAAGGGGCATGGATTTATAGAAAGACATGTACAGACGGTGAAGAAAACGCTGATCAAATGCAAAGAATCAAGATCAGACCCAAACCTAGCCATGCTAGCCATCCGCACCACACCGATCAAGCCAGGTATGAAATCGCCAGCGGAGCTGTTAAACGGACGGAAGTACAAAGACATCTTGCCGACCAAAATACCTCCACCACTTGACCAGGAAGAAACAAGGGCCAAGCTGGAAAAGGCACAACAAGCAGCGAAACAGCACTACGACACCCAGGCAAAGAGTCTGCCTGAGCTGGCCAGGGGCCAGAACATCCACGTACAGGACCCTATCCGAAAAACGTGGAGCCCCGGCAAAGTCATTGACAAAGCTGCAACACCGAGATCATATGTTGTAGAGACCGACACCGGGAGACAACTGAGAAGAAACAGAGTGCACATACGACCAACTCCAGAAGTGAAAGCACCTGCAGCTACAACTCCAGAGACAACACCTGCGGC CACCACACGCGACGACACCGAGTACGACAAAGCCGACATCCGCGACAACGCCGAGTACGACAAAGTCAACGAGAACGAGGTCGAACATCCAACCACCAGTGCGTTACCGCTGACGAGAGAAAGAACTGTTCTCAGATAG